A section of the bacterium genome encodes:
- a CDS encoding NAD-dependent epimerase/dehydratase family protein, producing the protein MKAIVLGATGFIGSHVARSLAQEGIDVRVLSRGTSPSLALEGLHVERVMGDLDDKKSLIQGMKGCQALFHVAGYYPLYSLNRKPQKRTALAQMTNVLEAAAEAGVEKTVYTSSMSAIGKTADGSPSDEDTPYDTNYFKGLYYEIKYLQEQLALEAARKGRHIVVVNPTGVFGDYDVKPTSGALIVALAKAQVPFLFDALMNAVDAGDVGRGQVAALKQGRSGRRYLLGGHNTTVWELAQKVCRIAKVRMPFGRLPLFVGEVLAMVSEVVGDFFNRPKPLLPQVGIDFLKYGMHYDTSRARKELGFTATPLEETLERAIAWFRKHRYL; encoded by the coding sequence ATGAAAGCCATCGTCCTCGGCGCAACCGGTTTCATCGGTTCCCACGTCGCGCGCTCCCTCGCGCAGGAAGGGATCGACGTCCGCGTCTTGAGCCGGGGCACGAGCCCGTCCCTCGCCTTGGAAGGATTGCACGTCGAGCGGGTCATGGGGGATCTCGACGACAAGAAATCGTTGATCCAGGGCATGAAGGGCTGCCAGGCCCTCTTTCACGTCGCGGGCTACTACCCCCTCTATTCGCTCAACCGCAAACCCCAGAAAAGGACGGCGCTGGCCCAAATGACGAACGTCCTGGAGGCCGCGGCGGAAGCGGGGGTCGAAAAAACCGTCTACACGAGCTCGATGAGCGCGATCGGAAAGACGGCGGACGGGTCGCCGTCCGACGAAGACACCCCGTACGACACGAATTATTTCAAGGGCCTGTATTACGAGATCAAATACCTTCAAGAGCAACTCGCCCTGGAAGCGGCGCGTAAGGGACGCCACATCGTCGTCGTCAATCCCACCGGCGTCTTCGGCGACTACGACGTCAAGCCGACCTCGGGGGCCCTCATCGTCGCATTGGCCAAGGCCCAGGTCCCCTTCCTCTTCGACGCCCTCATGAACGCCGTCGATGCCGGGGACGTCGGCCGTGGACAAGTGGCCGCCCTCAAACAGGGTCGTTCCGGCCGACGCTATCTCCTGGGGGGGCATAATACGACGGTCTGGGAGTTGGCTCAAAAGGTCTGCAGGATCGCCAAGGTCCGAATGCCCTTCGGCCGCCTCCCGCTCTTCGTGGGGGAGGTCCTCGCGATGGTCTCGGAGGTCGTAGGGGACTTTTTCAATCGGCCCAAGCCCCTCCTCCCCCAGGTCGGCATCGACTTTCTCAAGTACGGGATGCACTACGATACGTCCCGAGCCCGGAAGGAGCTTGGCTTCACGGCGACGCCCCTGGAGGAGACCCTCGAACGGGCGATCGCATGGTTCCGCAAACACCGGTATCTTTAG